The following are from one region of the Zonotrichia leucophrys gambelii isolate GWCS_2022_RI chromosome 1A, RI_Zleu_2.0, whole genome shotgun sequence genome:
- the UCN3 gene encoding urocortin-3 — translation MSHPRLLLLLVLLAAAGAGRALSLSSAASILSCLQAALSEPRRILPEDNSVLDKRGSASPSMEEAPEEDAEEEEEEELGKRTFPGDGHHKYASQAQGKGKGQQNRAKSDRRTKVTLSLDVPTNIMNILFNIAKAKNLRAKAAANAHLMAQIGRRK, via the coding sequence ATGTcccaccccaggctgctgctgctcctcgtCCTGCTGGCAGCCGCCGGCGCCGGCCGCGCCCTCAGCCTGTCCAGCGCCGCCTCCAtcctcagctgcctgcaggccGCCCTCTCGGAGCCACGGCGGATCCTTCCCGAGGACAACTCCGTCCTGGACAAGCGCGGCTCCGCGTCCCCATCCATGGAGGAGGCGCCCGAGGAGGacgcggaggaggaggaggaggaggagctggggaaaaggACATTCCCGGGGGACGGCCACCACAAATACGCGTCCCAGGCGCAGGGCAAGGGCAAGGGCCAGCAGAACCGGGCCAAGAGCGACCGGCGCACCAAGGTGACGCTGTCCCTCGACGTCCCCACCAACATCATGAACATCCTCTTCAACATCGCCAAGGCCAAGAACTTGCGGGCCAAGGCGGCGGCCAACGCGCACCTGATGGCGCAGATCGGCCGCCGGAAGTGA